Proteins encoded within one genomic window of Manis pentadactyla isolate mManPen7 chromosome 4, mManPen7.hap1, whole genome shotgun sequence:
- the LOC118911150 gene encoding keratin, type I cuticular Ha1-like, which translates to MSFSYCLPNLSCRSTCSSRPCVAPSCHSSILPGACNIPANVGSCGWFCEGAFNGSEKETMQFLNDRLASYLEKVRQLERENAELENRIRERCQQQEPFVCPNYQSYFRTIEELQQKILFSKSENARLVVQIDNAKLAADDFRTKYETELGLRQLVESDLNGLRRILDELTLCKSDLEAQVESLKEELLCLKQNHEQEVNTLRSQLGDRLNVEVDAAPTVDLNRVLNETRCQYEALLETNRRDVEEWFTTQTEELNKQVVSSSEQLQTSQAEIIELRRTVNALEIELQAQHNLRNSLENTLTETEARYSSQLSQLQCMITSVESQLAEIRGDLERQNQEYQVLLDVRARLEGEINTYRGLLESEDCKLPCNPCATTNVCGVAGPCAPLTPCVPRPRCGPFLN; encoded by the exons ATGTCTTTCTCCTACTGCCTGCCCAACCTGAGCTGCcgctccacctgctcctcccggCCCTGCGTGGCCCCCAGCTGCCACAGCAGCATCCTGCCCGGGGCCTGCAACATCCCCGCCAACGTGGGCAGCTGCGGCTGGTTCTGCGAGGGCGCCTTCAATGGCAGCGAGAAGGAGACCATGCAGTTCCTGAACGACCGCCTGGCCAGCTACCTGGAGAAGGTGCGCCAGCTGGAGCGTGAGAACGCGGAGCTGGAGAACCGCATCCGGGAGCGGTGCCAGCAGCAGGAGCCCTTCGTGTGCCCCAACTACCAGTCCTACTTCCGGACCATCGAGGAGCTCCAGCAGAAG ATCTTGTTTAGCAAGTCTGAGAACGCCAGGCTGGTGGTGCAGATTGACAACGCCAAGCTGGCTGCAGACGACTTCAGGACCAA GTACGAGACGGAGCTGGGCTTGCGGCAGCTGGTGGAGTCGGACCTCAATGGCCTGCGCAGGATCCTGGACGAGCTGACCCTGTGCAAGTCTGACCTGGAGGCCCAGGTGGAGTCCCTGAAGGAGGAGCTGCTGTGCCTCAAGCAGAACCATGAGCAG GAAGTCAACACCCTGCGCAGCCAGCTGGGAGACCGCCTCAACGTGGAGGTGGACGCGGCCCCCACCGTGGACCTCAACCGTGTGCTCAACGAGACCAGGTGTCAGTATGAGGCCCTGCTGGAGACCAACCGCAGGGACGTGGAGGAGTGGTTCACCACCCAG ACCGAGGAGCTCAACAAGCAGGTGGTGTCCAGCTCGGAGCAGCTGCAGACCTCCCAGGCGGAGATCATCGAGCTGAGACGCACGGTCAACGCCCTGGAGATCGAGCTGCAGGCCCAGCACAACCTG AGGAACTCCCTGGAGAACACGCTGACGGAGACCGAGGCCCGCTACAGCTCCCAGCTGTCCCAGCTGCAGTGCATGATCACCAGCGTGGAGTCCCAGCTGGCCGAGATCAGGGGTGACCTGGAGCGGCAGAACCAGGAGTACCAGGTGCTGTTGGACGTGCGGGCCCGGCTGGAGGGCGAGATCAACACGTACCGGGGGCTGCTGGAGAGCGAGGACTGCAA GCTTCCCTGCAACCCCTGCGCCACAACGAACGTGTGTGGAGTCGCCGGGCCCTGTGCCCCCCTCACGCCCTGTGTCCCCCGCCCACGCTGTGGTCCCTTCCTGAACTAG